One Cucumis melo cultivar AY chromosome 8, USDA_Cmelo_AY_1.0, whole genome shotgun sequence genomic window, CCCTCTGTTATCATTATCACTTAAAATAACAGCCAATCCAGAAGAAAGCCCACCAATCCTTGGACTGTCTTCTGCCATATGCCCGAAGATAAGCTATTTATTCCAACTCCAGGCAAACACGAGAAATGAtgatgaacaaataaaaaatccaAGTACGGTTCCTTAGCAGCCTAGCAGGCCTCCAAATATATTAACCCATTCCAACCAACTCAAAATTCTGAAAGACAAGCATCCCCGTGATCCTGGAGTATTcaactcaattaattttttaaaaaagaaaaatacaactTCAACACCAAGCATCAAGGATAGAACACACCATATCTCGAttcatcaaaagaaaaatatcaaattcaacTAGCGATCACCTAAAATTACCCCTTGCAAAGCTACAGTTTAGGCATATCTATCCCAAATACGAACACGTGAAATGCAATTAAGCAAAACATCTCATCTTTAATCCACAATTAGAACGACACCAAAATAACTAAAACTAAAAACGCAACAACCACAAACTCGAAAAGACAGTGCCCGTTTCTCGTGGCAGAATTTATCGCCCTGCCGGTTGCCAAACTGCGATGAAATTGCccaaaacacacacacacacacacacacctaTGAGACACAAATTTGAAGAGAGAAGAAACAAAAGCAAGTTATATTACACCTCCAAGAGATAAAATCAAACACGCAAGGAGATGGGAGCTTACAGGGTATAAGATTTCAGTTATTTAGTGATGTGGTGCAACAGTGGAGGCGGCGTAGACATGGCAGAAAGGAGCAAAGTAGTTGAAGTGGAAATTTAATTGGAGCGAGAGAGACCCAGAGAAAGGGAGAGAAAGATTTTGCAAAAGAATTGTGCCAAAATGTCAGGAAGAAGAGGGAACCGCACAAACGAAGCAGTTGCCTCGAACCAGAGAACGCCAACCCGGAAACCCTAATTTGGAAAGGATGACACGTGTCAGAATTAGCCCATGATGACGTGGCGGGTACAACAAAATCACCCGCGAATTTACTCACGGTCGCGGCCACCGTTGGGCTGTGCCTCCGTTAACGTCGTTTAAGCCGAACCTCCATTTGTCGTTAAATGCCTAATCCGAACCTCGTAGATGAACAATTGTATACGTGGCTTGACAGCATTGGAGGAAATTCTTatctttttggtattttattagGAAAAGCAAAACGGATTTTCAATCCCACGAGTTTGGAAATTCTTTTTATATGAGAAAACTTTTTATAATTTAAGCTAACTAGAGTTTCACTcgttataaaatttattttccgATTAGTTGGTGCACATATCTCATCGGGTTGTTCTTCCTTATCACCTTATCATTTGAGTCGACTTACAAAAAATTCATATCAATCAAGTGTCAAGATGAATATGCTTAAGTATTCTAGTGTTAGTACACAAAATATTGTTTAGTTAGTATAACTGAGACCATATTATAGAATTCGTGATCTTAAATCCAATTAGGACATATGCAATGATGGAGTGATAAAATTAGTGTAATTGTCAAAGTTTGTAAAATCTTTTGTAATTAAATTCATACAATGtgattattttaacttttaatgaAATTGAAGGAAACTTCGGTAAAcccatttaaaaaaatttacacttcatgaaaaaaaaattattacagatacatattttgttaattctcatatattttttttttatataactTTTCGTATATTGATTTATTTGTGGAATAGAAGTTGGGAATTTAGTAAAAGTGGAAGGATTTTCCAATTTAAGGTAAATATTAATGTAGAGTGGTGGCAAGAGGAACAGTGAAGCAAGAAGAGGGAAGAAATTTGTTGCATGGGCAGAATGCGCGCCACGTGTACGGAACATTCAGAACCGTCAATTCAGGGCCCCATCTGACGGCCTACGTGATATGTATAGGGAGCACGCGTAATTTGAATACTCTctgttcttttttaaaaaaacttttatTCCCTTTTCCAAAAAGTTAGTCAACCCAATTTTTAGCAAATGTCATTTCCATTGAAAAACTTTTTATAATATCCCTACAATTGTTTGTCAACTATTCTtaccatttttgaaaaaaaatatatacattttcaaaaaaaaaatagcaaattacAAAACTGTCCCTTTTAGGATGACCTTTGCTATAACAGACTCGAGCTTTCAATAAGAACAAGCGAGTAAGTGTTAAAATTTAACACCCAAACTTATGATAATGGTAAAAATTAGACcagtaaaaataaattaaattctatATCCATAGATGGTAGAAATTTAAAGatccaattttaaaatttggatgAATATGAAAATATCGGTTGTTTTTTTGCAATTTGAcgtatattttaataaattgacTGTTCTACGATTTTTGTTTCTTCGAGGCAGCAATTATTTGattaaaaaggaaataattTTAGGGAGAGGTCTTATCATTGCAACGCTGTCTTCCAATGGAAATCACTTTAGGAATATTAATTTTGGAATCTGTTTAGTGCATGTTGTCCATGTGTTATGTTTGTCTATATTCATAAGAAatcaaaatcaaagaaaaattgaaaagcGTGGTTTGTCTACCATAAGAAATGAAGATGCCACCGCAGGGTATTACAACTTACGTTTCATTATCTACGCCTTCGCCGCCCTTTCCTATTTGTGGCCCAATCATTATCTAAACGCCTTTCGGTTCACACGTATACATACACTAATGAACTTGTTTAGTTCCACTAGTGTTGTAGAACAACCCATTCCTTCACGATACTTTAGAGCCAAAGGTGACTTGAAGAGGATTATTTTCACTGATTCAATCTTTCCCATGTCCGGAATCAGCTTGTTCATAGTTTTTAGTTCGACTAATGTCACAAAACTTATCTCAGCTTATAACATTTGAGAGTCAAAAGTGACTTAAGAGAATATTAGTTTCAATCTTCCAACGGTATCTAAATCCGCTTGTTCATAGTTTAACTTACGTCACAAACCAACTCATCCTATCCCGTAACATTTGAGAGTTAGTGAATTAGAGAAGATTATTTTTACTTATTCAATCGTCTATCGGTATCTAAACCAATTTATTCATAATTCGATTGATATCACATCTCATCTGATCCTACAGACTTAGAGAAGATTATTTTCACTAATTCAATCCTCTATCATCTTTCCAACTTAAGAATTGGTGGGTGGGGATCCAAATTCCAAAGAATACAAGAACCACATGGAACATCATTACCTAAGCATTCCTCCCTTGGCAGCTTCCTTTTTGAATATCAAACAAACGGCCAGAAGTAGGCCGAGGCATAGCATAGGGATGATGAATGAGACAAATTTGGAAGTTCTCTAAACAAAATCAGGATTGAAAGACTATGCCAGCCCCTATTGCCATGGCTTCCATCCAAAATATTGAGGAAAATATAACCATGTTAATTGACAATATAGAAATGATACACATTAATACCACTAAGTTCATTGGGCTAACACAAACGTAGGTGAATGGATGGGATATTTCTAAATAAGCACTTAATGTACCAAGAGACAAAAGCTAGCTACATACAGCGCAGGAAAAGATGAACGTGAAGGATAAAGAGTGAGTTACATACATCGTGCGAAAAAGGTCTGCCCCACATAACCCCCAGCCATAGCCCTTCTCACATTAGATTCAAACAACTTCGGGTTGTCTCTTAGAACTGCAGCAGCTTCATGATTCAGTGGGTCTTCATCATTTGGTTCCTGGTAGGACATCGCCAAAACAAGGTAAGGGGTCAGCTTATGATGTTAAAAGTTCATCATACTGCAACCATTTACTAATCATGCTTTGTTCATACCGTGAACAAATGGTAGAGTCCATAAATAACAGTGTTAATATTGAGAACAGGCTTCCAATCTTCCCGTAAAATGTTGAGGCACACATTTCCTTCCAAGTCAATATTTGGATGGTAAACCTGCATAAAGTATAAGTAATCACTATATAGAGAATATTCCCTTAGGCTTTCTATACTGAAAGGATCAAATGCTGTGGGTAAGAAGCCACTCAGGTTTACCTTTGTCTTGCACTTGACTTTCGGTGCTTCATGCGGATAGATGGGGGAAACTGTAAAGGAGAAATAAAACGTGCCTCCTCTGTAATTTTGTGAAAAGCGAGCTGTTAGGAATATTTGTATGTAAACATTGAGAAAATTATTATTAGGAAAGCCGGAAGGCATAAACAGATGGAGCAAGAGAATTTGGGATTAGCAATTTTCTAGAATTAGTCTGTGGGAGAGTACAATGCTCCTGAACTGATTGGAAACTTACAATTTTCTTTCTATATATCAAGAATATTTTGTGTTAGTTTCCATTTTTATTTCTGGTTCAGAGTTAAGACGTTTAGATGAAATAAATTAACAAGGCGAGGAAAGTATTCTCCACACCATAAGAGATTGCATGAGTGTGAACATAGGAGAAAAGAGAATACTTACAAATAATATCCCTCGTCAGGTCGTATTGACACCTCAAAGTTCATGAGGTCATCCTTGCCATTGGGAAAGGTTATGTTACACGATTTTGGTAGATTCAGCTCACTAATATCTGTAACAGATTAAGCACCAACATAACTAACTATCAAGTAGCTCTCCCTCAAATTAGAATACATGAACAGAAATAAGAAAAACATGCAAAATAGATCACTCCAGGGCATCTACAATCATGTTTTTTTTAGCTATCAAGATTCTTTGGGACATCATGCCCCCAACCCAACATTACTAAATGTGATAAGACGACATCATATATGATCACAAACttcattaacatcttagaaACAGATAATGTCTTGGGATGAAACGCCTTTTTCACAAGACCAGCAAAATTTCCAGTACCGATCAAGTGAATTGATTTAATAACACATATCTCAGTTGAACTGTGGCAAGGTTCTTTCATGATTAAATTAAGGGAAGAGATCAAAATTCACTTCTATTGGCCAACAATCTTATAACTGGAAAGATAGTTTTGGGTTCACTCCTCATTTCATCACACATCAAGCAAAGTTATAGAACCTTTGTGTTCTCAAGCACCAATTACCATGTATCTCAAAATTTTTCACAGATAAATTTAAATTCCAATCAATATCTACCACAAAATTACCTATGAAAATCTTGtctaaacaatcaaataataatataaaattcaaTGGAGGTTAGCCTAGGACCATGATACATGAAAATTCTAATGCACTCGAACATTCCAGTTGACTCCTAGCCAGGACAAGCAAATCAAGAGGATGGAAAATGCAGACCGGATATCTGTCTCTATATAAACTCAGGATCCTTgtaaacataaaataattatatactaTCATATGTGGATGTGACACATACGGGGAAACATGGTATTTGCATATAAGACATCTTGTTTGTACATGAAGTCTTCAAGTCTCAAACCAATCAAAAAGAAATTagattataaaaaatatactaaAGTTCGCAATATATCATACTAAATGACTGGCGTGACAATGCctaatccacagaaaaaaaaaaaccttcaaatGTATGACCCATAATCATTACTCATATATGGGAAACCAAATTGATATAGTTTCAAACAACTCATCACCTCTAACGAGACCAAGTTTTCAATAAACCCTATTAATAACCCAACCTTTATGAAGACGCAGTTCCCCAGCACTTTGCTTCTTTGTAGGTACCCCATTACTAGCATTTTCAGCAAGTTCTCTCTGCTTCTCCTTGACTTTAAATAGCTTAATCATATCTCCTGCAGCAGAATATGCAATTACACCCCTTGCAAATGTTATGCTATTTCAAAAAATTACCTCTAAGGATAAGAAACCAAATTTCAATGACAAGAATGAAACAACACAAATATGCCACGAAAAAACAAGATCAAACCACCATAGAATAGGCTACTAATACCATAACAGCATCAAGAAAAATGAGCCCTAGCTGAATGTTATTTATGAGAGAGAAAGAGGGAGAGTTTACTAAACAACTTATTTAAGGAAATCCAAttagagaaataaaaataagtCTCCCTCCCTCCAAACCTTCAAAAACCCTTCCGATCCTCTCGAATGAAAAATTTTACAACAAAATAAAGAGAACAGCCTATGAAGGCAATCTGCATCTTCCAGGAAAGAGCGGATGCGTTCAAACAAAACCTCTTCAAGCACACAGCTGAGTCATGGACTTGTGACATCACTAAGATCCAACATAAACCCAATTCCGAATTGACTATAGAAACCCAAACTAAATCTCCATGGCAAACAAAAAAGTCAAAAGGGTTGAGATTCTTGATCCTCCCAAAACCTCTCAACAAAGAACATGCCACTTAGAATCGAACATACCAACAAAACCCACCGGACATAATCCACAAAGAAAACACTCGAATGGAAACTAATCATATTATCCACAATCCCAACACTAGAAATCGTCCCAGACAAATAAGAACATTCAAATCTTGAGTtataaaacgaaaaaaaaaaaagttgaaaccAGAGCCAACACAATTACAATGCGATTCCGCGAGTAATCAAAACATAATTACTCTCTAATTACAAGAAAACAATCCAGAGCCGATATTCCAAAGACCCAATAGAGAAGACAGAATCAATGAAGAAAAAAGGCGATAAACAGCAATCCTTCGGAACAAGAAGTGAAAGGGAGCAAGAAATAGGAAGAAAACCCAAAATCGAAAAGGAAAAAGGGGCTGTGAAGAAATCAAACCTGTGAAGAGGAGAGAGGAGATAGGTCTGAGTTGCAGAGGCGTGAAAGAGAATGGAAATGGAGAGGGAGAGAGGAAGGTGGGCGGTTTGGCGAGCGTGGGTGAGCCCTACGGAGGTCAACAAATAAAAAGTTAGGCTTCGATTGGACTCTGGTAGAATCGACGAATTTTTATTTTGCTTTTTTGTTACGCTGCTTTTCCAGATTTTCAATTATTATATCATTATATCGCAGTATCCTATCCATCGTTAAAAAACCATACCTCCACTTTTACCCTCTAATCACCCCATTCAATTACTAACTTCATtttaccttttttatttttgctttcaattttgtttatttatgtaCTCTCACTATTTTACTTCTATTTATATtccatttttcttaaatataaggAATCACTCAAATATTTACCAACAAATATTCGTCCTTCCTCTTTTCCTTCCTACTCCTATTTTCCTTCCTACTCCTATTTCTTTAtctgtattttttctttttttttgcgatttctttccacgTACTTTTCCTTTTTATCCTCTTTTTGTTACGTTGTTAGGATTTGggtactattttttttttcttttattttaaaaaaattgtttatagagtataaatattttgcttaTATTTTTTGAAGAGACGCTTATATTAAATCTTAAATCTTATACTACAAATGAAcctctttttcaaaaaattgtCTTCTATAATTTGGAAACAtatttacttgtttttttgcagcaaaaatatttttattgatttaCCAAAATTCTACCTACGTTGAGTATTGGAGCTTAGAAAAATATGGATTCAACATTTAATTGTCACTATTTCCCATGCAGCTTTATTAGAAGAGGTTTCGTCGAGATCATTCATCATAATTGCTCTAGGTCTAACTTCTCGTAGATTGTCTCAAAACCACGTTTTGAGAACTTCTACTTTGATACCCTCGATCATGTCTTAACTTCGAATTTAAAATCCGGATTCAACACTTAATTGCCCAAACATTCCTCTACAACCTAACTACATCACTCGCATGCTTCATATAATAAACTCTAGAAGGTAACTCGATGTATAATTACTCAAAACTGTTATTTATGTCTATTTGTATCATAATATATACAAATGTAATAtgtcatttgaagtttaaatataattcaCGATTCAATCGTAAACTCCCTTAAGTAGGTCATGAAGCTAAAAACATATgaacataattattttattattttgactTTATTCTATTTAGATAATTTATTATAAAACAGTAGATGATACTAGGAAGGTGCTCGACtataaactaatttaaaatattttaagataattggtctctctctctctctctctctttttttactatattttaaatttgaagaatataaataaataattttgaaaatggtaTCCAATATCTATTTTAGGAAAAATCTTCGAGTCAATTTCATAGATTTCTTTTCGACAAATCTACAGAACTGAAAATTTAGTGACGTTGGAGTTCCTTTATCATATATTTTGGTGTAAAACTTAATTTTTCTGTTTTTATATATACCAATGTCAATTTTTGTTTACTTCCACTGCTGTGTTATTGTTAAATAGAGAAACATTCCTGtcgtattaaaaaaaaaaagattgattctaaaaataataataaatatgttatattcatttatttttatagttttcAGATGAgttatcttttttaattttctcttgAATCTCTAACTTTTATTATGAATTGTGTTGTGGAGATCTTGACTTCGGAAGAGCAAATCGTAATTTTTTGAGTTCTAAAACTTCAAAGATTCGGTCTATTGATCTCTTTAGAGCTTTGTGAAAGTTATATTCTTCATTCTTCCGTCCAATATTTTTTCATAGGTAAAAACaccaattatttttaaaaaaaactaactcATTTTTTATATGGCCAACTAAATGGCACTTATAATTTTCCATTGCCCATATATTTCTTCCCTTAATACTAATTAATAATACGTTTTTTTTAACACTAATTAATAATAAGTTGAGATTAGattaacaaataataaatatgtttttcttcatttagtcttacttttaaaattttgttatcaTCAATGTATACTCGGATcaattggtagaaaaataaaagtttgtCAATATCTTCATTTTCACactataatttaatatttattcaTCACCCACAATCAtcaatttaatctaaatttgattttagaattaaaaataagaaataagtgGTGAGAATTCtaatatatctatatgtatatattatatttgaCTTCACAAGTTTAACTACAAACTTAATTAgacacatttaaaaaaaaaaatgtttgtctTCACATTTATGATTAATTTATATCACAGTCATTAGGGAAAAATGAttctttgtatttatttttctttaataatcGATAAATGTCGTATCTTTATATTTCGTAACAAGTATTTCgcttttgtatatatatatatctagtttttttttcttcaaaaaaacaaaattaaataaatttccAGATCTCAAACGGCCGCTTGGCAATTTAAAactgtactttttttttctttaagttttaaaaatatttatgaaaaagaaaaattatatttagaatattaaaaaaattggttGATATCTAAATTGTGTATAGTCAATAATAGAGGGCGgattacaaaatataatagaaATGTCTAACAACAAATCAAATATgcttaattttgttttctcaaaTCTCTTCTAATTTAACATATTCAATTCAACTAAGAAGTTTATAATTTGGTGGACCTAGGAGTTAAACATTTAATAAAAAACATTTTACGATTGAAATTATGGGTTCCAATGAAGGTTATTGTTAGATCATAAATGGAgggaattttgaaattttggaacaTTTAAAGGGGTAGAAAATTAACTCTAACTTAGAATGTAATTCGACTCATTTATTAAAGCTAAAAGCTATGTATTTGTTTTTATGAAGGAGTtagaaatttaaaatgttatatgATCAAATATGAGTTTCATGAAAACGTGTGAGGgaacattattattaatttaataaagaaGACAAAATATTTAACTAATGGGTAGATTTTAGTATAATTCAATTTAGTAAATGTTATACTTTTAACTAAAACATATTTCAACAACTTCACTTACAACTCAATCATCATTTATTCGacatttttaaagtttaaacaaCAAATTCTATTGATTACACATAAACACAAGataaacaaattaataaatTGTGTTGAGTTATCGATACTTTTTGGTTTGAATGAATGTGAAAATTATTTTCAACTAATTATTCATCCTACTAAAAAAATGTCTAAATGAAAGTACATACAGAGAAAAgacttttttttatcttttttctaaaagcatttttctaatttaaaaatttgtaattttgagTAGAATATTAGGTAAATAAAAGGATGCTATGGAAATGGAAAGTAATCTGACACTAATTAATTAGCTCAGCAATACAGCTTAGGCACATCTTACTTCCTCGAAACATCAACCATTCATTCAttttttcatttgcttctcaTCTCAACCAAATACATTGTTTCTTCTTTCAATGGAAAATTTGTTGGATTTCACTGAATAAATTGTAAAACCaataaacacacacacacacacaaaaaaacattatatttatattttataagaTGAACACTTTAGACAcataaattatagaaaaattattttaaataaaaaatgcgATCACGTCTATTCatatgtattaaaaaaaattataaatcatAAAGCTTAATCATTTTATATCAACTTACTTAGTACTTATTATTGGATGCAAACTTGAGTTACGATTAAGCATTAAATTAGATACAAAATTCTTTTGTCATATACAATCGCCAAAATGAACTTTATCCAAAAGCATAGatgtttataaaataataatattattaataaaaagttAGTATGGTTTCAAAGAGAGAAACTGATAATTATGACATCATTACCAATATGTTTGGACAGATACAACAAACTGTGACattaaacttattttatattatattttttaaattattcaaCGAGACCATCATAAATATTGAGTTTAGTTGGATATAAATTCGAAAATTTATAATGTTAAAATCCAACGGTGCAAAATGATGATTAGCCCCGTCCgaataattaatttgttttatcTTTGCCTATAAGCAATGTAATTGGACAAAGCAATTAACGGCTCCGCCTTAACCGGATCGAATCCGGCCAACGCTTCAACGGCTTCTTCCCTCAAAGTTTCAGCAAATTCTTTCGATTTTTCAATTCCCATTAATTTCGGATACGTCGCTTTCTCCGCCGCCACGTCTTTTCCGGCGGTTTTCCCCAATTCCTCCGTCGATTTCGTCACATCCAGAATGTCGTCCACCACTTGGAACAACAGTCCGATACGTCGGGCGAATATCCTAAGTTTTTCTATTTCCTCCTCGCTTCCGCCACCCACGATTGCTCCGATGACGGCTGCGGCTTCCAGAAGCGCCGCCGTCTTATGCACATGGATGTACTCAAGAAGTTCCAATCCCACGTCGTTTGCCCCTTCCGACTCTATGTCCACCACTTGCCCTGCCACCAACCCTCCCGATCCGGTCGCCTTCGCCAATTCCCCAATCGCCCGCACCACTCTCTCCGGCGACACCCCCGCCGCTGTCACCGCCGCCGCCATATGTTCAAAAGCGAAAGATAAAAGCGCGTCACCAGCAAGCACCGCGACGTCCTCCCCGAACATACGGTGGTTCGTCGGCTTA contains:
- the LOC103484703 gene encoding NEDD8-conjugating enzyme Ubc12 produces the protein MIKLFKVKEKQRELAENASNGVPTKKQSAGELRLHKDISELNLPKSCNITFPNGKDDLMNFEVSIRPDEGYYLGGTFYFSFTVSPIYPHEAPKVKCKTKVYHPNIDLEGNVCLNILREDWKPVLNINTVIYGLYHLFTEPNDEDPLNHEAAAVLRDNPKLFESNVRRAMAGGYVGQTFFARCM
- the LOC103484704 gene encoding geranylgeranyl pyrophosphate synthase 7, chloroplastic-like; amino-acid sequence: MSSSFNFTNPLIHSSSVFTNSHKSKSKSSFLLHPLTSPISLLIPSKSIKTPSSRRPLSAVLTTEQTELQPKLEQNDDQNPSFRFKDYMIQKANLVNQALNDAVSLQDPLKIHEAMRYSLLAGGKRVRPVLCLAACDLVGGPESAAIPAACSIEMIHTMSLIHDDLPCMDNDDLRRGKPTNHRMFGEDVAVLAGDALLSFAFEHMAAAVTAAGVSPERVVRAIGELAKATGSGGLVAGQVVDIESEGANDVGLELLEYIHVHKTAALLEAAAVIGAIVGGGSEEEIEKLRIFARRIGLLFQVVDDILDVTKSTEELGKTAGKDVAAEKATYPKLMGIEKSKEFAETLREEAVEALAGFDPVKAEPLIALSNYIAYRQR